A window of the Helianthus annuus cultivar XRQ/B chromosome 4, HanXRQr2.0-SUNRISE, whole genome shotgun sequence genome harbors these coding sequences:
- the LOC118491573 gene encoding uncharacterized protein LOC118491573, protein METNNGKNQKKVTFMLEDLNNKQIFVTLWDGYAYQIMEFIEKLSPEISSSYSGLSSSVVKSATEEFLSDLTFYPIGSLNSIDTTKFVVILGTIKSFASNNEWFYNACTSCNKKVSTVTFVKEKQDGSDGFEEVTVLECKTDVCNTRTVSSIPRIRLSIRVQDCTGIVTLTLFEREVTKLLKVNANQLLDNSIELAKQGNFPNELNSLLNMKFAFKIVVSSFNISKKSDGYSVSKMTNNPMVLSELDKHFDTIQPIDEEVVNVEPADSNRNVDWPVKDSISQTRDDVTPCSNVFKVGFTTSFDHEDAKLDTMSEGDLKRNLDTVYDVDDFSSQSSSKMRKVGCVDAVLLIPKTEK, encoded by the exons ATGGAAACTAATAATGGAAAAAACCAGAAGAAAGTCACCTTTATGCTTGAAGACTtgaa CAATAAGCAGATCTTTGTGACACTTTGGGACGGTTATGCGTATCAAATAATGGA ATTTATCGAGAAACTTTCTCCCGAAATTTCTTCCAGTTATTCTGGCTTAAGTTCTTCTGTTGTGAAGTCTGCCACTGAAGAGTTCCTTTCAGACTTGACTTTTTATCCCATTGGGTCGTTAAACTCAATAGATACG ACGAAGTTTGTTGTCATTCTTGGGACTATCAAGAGTTTTGCATCAAACAATGAGTGGTTTTACAACGCGTGCACAAGCTGCAACAAAAAGGTTTCAACCGTTACTTTTGTTAAAGAGAAGCAGGATGGTAGTGATGGTTTTGAAGAGGTTACTGTCTTGGAATGCAAGACTGATGTTTGTAATACAAGGACCGTTTCATCAATTCCAAG AATTAGGCTTTCTATACGTGTGCAAGATTGTACTGGTATTGTGACGCTGACATTGTTTGAGCGTGAGGTGACAAAGCTTTTGAAGGTTAATGCTAATCAGCTGTTAGACAACAGCATTGAA TTGGCAAAACAAGGAAACTTTCCAAATGAGCTAAATTCTTTACTCAATATGAAGTTTGCATTCAAGATTGTTGTTTCTTCTTTTAACATTAGCAAGAAGTCTGATGGCTACTCAGTCTCCAAGATGACTAATAACCCGATGGTTTTGTCCGAGCTTGATAAACATTTTGACACTATTCAG CCTATTGATGAGGAAGTCGTCAATGTCGAACCAGCTGATTCAAATCGTAATGTCGATTGGCCTGTTAAG GATTCTATATCCCAAACGAGAGACGATGTAACCCCTTGCTCAAATGTTTTTAAAGTTGGGTTTACAACATCCTTTGATCATGAGGATGCTAAGTTGGATACGATGAGCGAAGGTGACTTGAAACGCAATTTGGATACCGTGTATGACGTGGATGATTTTTCTTCGCAGTCTTCATCAAAAATGCGTAAAGTGGGTTGTGTCGATGCAGTGCTTCTAATTCCAAAGACAGAAAAGTAG